A region from the Aegilops tauschii subsp. strangulata cultivar AL8/78 chromosome 5, Aet v6.0, whole genome shotgun sequence genome encodes:
- the LOC109769571 gene encoding membrane protein PM19L, giving the protein MAGVGRNMVAPLLVLNLIMYIVVIGFASWNLNHFINGLTNRPGVGGNGATFYFLVFAILAGVVGAASKLAGVHHVRTWRGDSLATSASSALVAWAITALAFGLACKEIHIGGYRGWRLRVLEAFVIILMFTQLLYVLALHSGLFGNQFGNHAGAGGYGAEHGAYGAGDPHNKGMGTGGVARV; this is encoded by the coding sequence ATGGCGGGCGTGGGTCGCAACATGGTGGCGCCGCTGCTGGTGCTGAACCTCATCATGTACATCGTCGTCATCGGGTTCGCGAGCTGGAACCTCAACCACTTCATCAACGGCCTTACCAACCGCCCCGGCGTCGGCGGCAACGGCGCCACCTTCTACTTCCTCGTCTTCGCCATCCTCGCCGGCGTAGTCGGCGCCGCGTCCAAGCTCGCCGGCGTGCACCACGTCCGCACCTGGCGCGGGGACAGCCTTGCCACCTCCGCCTCGTCAGCGCTGGTGGCCTGGGCGATTACCGCCTTGGCGTTCGGGCTGGCGTGCAAGGAGATTCATATTGGTGGGTACCGCGGATGGCGCCTCAGGGTGCTGGAGGCGTTCGTGATCATTTTGATGTTCACGCAGCTGCTCTACGTGCTCGCGCTGCACTCCGGCCTCTTCGGGAACCAGTTTGGCAACCATGCTGGTGCTGGTGGGTACGGAGCCGAGCACGGCGCGTATGGCGCCGGCGACCCGCACAACAAGGGCATGGGCACCGGCGGCGTCGCGAGGGTGTAA